One Solea solea chromosome 5, fSolSol10.1, whole genome shotgun sequence genomic window carries:
- the terfa gene encoding telomeric repeat binding factor a, producing the protein MAAMETTDLSLECHQTAVETIVNRWIVDYYAFLALESLQKEQYTDFCSIKNVLDGVLDHAMSCTPTMAKIQVLRFLSCIYEGEQFDVSSVSDQSTTPLETALILLERIRQDYSVPPQDFENACSSIREMIMVIFLQNNNFDKAKKMLTKHFPKPMVGKKAIFMGLINQRSKTHEVIEHINFPQFKKEMLSFCQRLCPFGFPFLYTAAEKLIAERLRRENDNAAGPDEQEEPGPSSSLQTDTALFVPCKHKIIQRTRLEAAFNVLSKRSDTRTFAQLEEEVEREEQAREDISLRLSPSPIGDIGEDSEQNKLFQRGSGSPMEASPAEQPPRTDTAPHTQVGSLSESPAVRRNRRHFTVAQLVVEPDSQVSSQSTTASLEQENEIREESPQSPTISNNQVPQSPLTDNEITKPSWKLQRRVKRHCSRAATSLESSTSSEDDLPAANKQICVRKHHDQSYTSLRGNSSKSHGIVTSSDGEENLQDSSSLIKTPVQKMHQQPGNPLGDNPDDVFNLDSSSEGTHSAIQDPIPQTSSTPHKDSTQYKDSPHSKWKQLFNNAKESKERWSDEESPVASRKKNGSHDSTLSNSSHRKMWSDRETKMLIEGVRKFGEGNWSRIKGYYTFNGRTNVNLKDRWRTLKKSKLV; encoded by the exons ATGGCGGCAATGGAAACTACAGATCTCAGTTTAGAATGTCATCAAACTGCTGTTGAAACTATCGTTAATCGCTGGATAGTGGATTATTATGCATTTCTAGCGCTAGAGTCGCTGCAGAAGGAGCAGTATACGGACTTCTGCAGTATCAAAAATGTACTCGACG GGGTCCTGGACCATGCTATGTCGTGCACTCCTACCATGGCAAAGATTCAAGTACTGCGCTTCCTCTCCTGCATATATGAGGGTGAACAATTTG ATGTGTCATCTGTGTCTGACCAGTCTACAACTCCTCTGGAAACGGCCTTAATTTTGCTGGAACGTATCAGGCAGGACTACAGTGTCCCACCGCAGGATTTTGAGAATGCATGCAGTTCAATTAGAGAGATG aTCATGGTGATTTTCCTTCAGAACAACAATTTTgacaaagcaaagaaaatgcTGACCAAACACTTTCCCAAACCGATGGTTGGCAAG AAAGCTATATTTATGGGTCTTATCAATCAGAGGAGTAAAACACATGAAGTCATCGAACATATCAACTTCCCCCAGTTCAAGAAAGAAATGTTGTCCTTTTGCCAGAGGCTCTGCCCATTTGGATTTCCTTTTCTGTACACG GCTGCAGAAAAACTAATTGCTGAGAGACTCAGGAGAGAGAACGACAATGCAGCTGGACCTGATGAGCAAGAAGAACCTGGCCCATCCTCTAGTTTACAAACAGACACTGCCCTGTTTGTACCCTG CAAACATAAAATTATCCAGAGGACCCGACTTGAAGCAGCCTTCAATGTTCTGAGTAAAAGATCCGATACAAGAACATTTGCTCAGCTGGAGGAAGAGGTGGAAAGAGAGGAGCAGGCAAGAGAAGACATTTCTCTACGCTTATCACCTAGTCCTATTGGAGACATTGGTGAGGACTCGGAGCAGAACAAGCTGTTTCAGAGAGGCTCGGGGAGCCCGATGGAGGCTTCCCCAGCAGAGCAACCACCACGAACAGACACTGCACCTCACACACAGGTTGGTTCACTCTCAGAGTCACCTGCAGTTCGGAGGAACAGGCGACATTTCACTGTGGCACAACTGGTGGTTGAGCCAGACAGCCAGGTGAGCTCACAGTCCACAACAGCTTCTCTGGAGCAAGAGAATGAAATCAGAGAAGAGTCACCACAGTCACCGACTATATCCAATAACCAAGTCCCGCAGAGCCCACTAACAGACAATGAGATTACCAAACCCTCATGGAAACTCCAAAGACGAGTGAAGCGTCATTGCAGCAG agCCGCAACTAGTTTGGAGTCCTCAACAAGCAGTGAGGATGATCTTCCTGCAGCTAACAAGCAAATTTGTGTGAGGAAACACCATGACCAGTCCTACACTTCACTCAGAGG CAACTCCTCCAAGTCACATGGTATAGTCACTTCATCAGATGGCGAGGAAAACCTACAAGATTCCTCTTCCCTCATCAAAACCCCAGTACAGAAAATGCATCAACAGCCCGGCAATCCTCTCGGCGA CAATCCAGATGACGTGTTCAACCTGGACTCGTCATCGGAAGGCACTCACAGTGCAATTCAGGACCCCATCCCTCAGACAAGCTCCACGCCACACAAGGACTCCACTCAATACAAAGACTCTCCTCATTCAAAATG gaAACAGCTTTTCAATAATGCAAAGGAAAGTAAGGAAAGGTGGAGCGACGAAGAGTCACCTGTCGCCTCCAGAAAGAAGAATG GATCACATGACAGCACCCTTTCAAATTCAAGCCACAGGAAG ATGTGGAGCGACCGTGAGACAAAGATGTTGATAGAAGGGGTCAGAAAATTTGGAGAGGGGAACTGGAGTAGGATCAAGGGATATTACACCTTTAATGGTCGAACAAACGTCAACCTGAAGGACAGATGGAGAACGCTGAAGAAGTCAAAGCTGGTCTAG
- the irf1a gene encoding interferon regulatory factor 1a, giving the protein MQQPGRLRLRPWLEEQIHSGRYPGVSWLDQSAQIFQIPWTHAARHGWSIDRDATLFRSWAMHTGRYRPGKDKPDPKTWKANFRCALNSLPDICELREHSRKRGINAFRVYRMLPSTQTHRRRRALRISRPRARQASLGDDTYMMMNTWHPTTTEANSDTTLKVDTPAEQTFSSTQTHGMWEVKPEEQEQNEAVFKLMDHLNSTDLWNQTGEQKKWRTHTLWDHWHCAGDDNLYSLHPENYGELLGSNCFKDLSDWSSNQQTLMP; this is encoded by the exons ATGCAACAACCAGGTCGGCTGAGGCTGAGGCCATGGCTGGAGGAGCAGATTCATTCTGGAAGGTATCCTGGTGTGAGCTGGCTGGACCAG TCAGCACAAATCTTCCAGATCCCATGGACCCATGCTGCTCGTCATGGCTGGAGTATTGATCGTGATGCTACACTCTTCAGGAGCTGGGCCATGCACACTG GACGGTACCGTCCGGGCAAAGACAAGCCGGATCCCAAGACATGGAAAGCAAATTTCCGCTGTGCTTTGAATTCTCTGCCCGACATCTGTGAGCTGAGGGAGCACAGCAGGAAGAGAGGCATCAATGCCTTCCGAGTCTACAGGATGCTGCccagcactcaaacacacagacgcaggaGAG CACTGCGCATCAGCAGGCCCAGAGCGAGACAGGCGAGTTTAGGGGATGACACATACATGATGATGAACACTTGGCatcccacaacaacagaagcCAATTCGGACACGACACTGAAGGTTGACACTCCTGCAGAGCAAACATTCAGCAGCACTCAAACGCATG GGATGTGGGAGGTCAAACCAGAGGAGCAGGAACAGAACGAGGCCGTATTTAAG TTAATGGACCACTTAAACAGCACTGATCTCTGGAACCAAACCGGGGAACAGAAGAaatggagaacacacacactgtgggacCACTGGCACT GTGCTGGTGATGATAACCTGTACTCTCTGCACCCAGAGAACTACGGTGAGCTGTTGGGTTCAAACTGCTTCAAGGATCTTTCTGACTGGTCCTCCAACCAGCAAACACTGATGCCATAG
- the LOC131459572 gene encoding CDC42 small effector protein 2-like — translation MTEFWVCFSCCIAEQPQPKRRRRIDRSMIGEPTNFVHTTHVGSGDMGIGLASVDLVQAQMKSKGGYSHGGSEGSQL, via the exons ATGACTGAGTTCTGGGTTTGTTTCAGCTGCTGCATTGCAGAGCAGCCACAACCG AAACGACGGCGACGAATCGATCGCTCCATGATCGGAGAACCAACAAATTTTGTTCACACGACACATGTAGGCTCCGGGGACATGGGCATAGGATTGGCATCA GTGGACCTCGTTCAGGCCCAGATGAAATCTAAAGGGGGCTACTCACACGGAGGCTCGGAAGGTTCTCAATTGTAA
- the LOC131459138 gene encoding uncharacterized protein LOC131459138, whose translation MDDMGNCVFVILLILGHIKTGTALTGLDNESLDLDCTNDADQQMFCDFEAQNCSGYNVSLRNNDYNEIKHCVPTQCSSGRCCCSVNTLIIIGEHHTAMIWKGGQMMESKIIDNYKSMKPRVPEIILVEEANGKFLIKWKTNMDGWFAKELNAIVMYHKKGDTEEVNQFVDPTMIDGLNIYEIDGRNLEPSTTYVVSVKSYTKMSDKLSDSSKEFEFTTPAASSNSLPLALIISLSIASILISSVIFGCFVKLKTKWWDTVAKCPNPKLLVMHPYEQAFLRPELLITSYVSVEPLIPDDCPWSKGSLTDSSSEKYQQSSGISTGSSSLSYANAEPTDIVTCVNETLSKAFPNIAPMSFLTTNLSKESNIDSGSFSSARADNIHSDSFRFDNKTYSILIPSCSHQTKMLCDSEYHPSEADITVTCPDQQAAAFQLPNLLLMVPSLLATDMSYQQCKADSGQLSYVGDSSLSSNSSGAHTMASCETGVEAGCESFDEVVSCETKPIGKSGDEFPPVDDANQAFQKEVGQPGPERQEFLVKYPVESFAKFTPGSIHNVQSGKCQSELQRNLFSLISGEKPVPVITSSGYQSV comes from the exons ATGGATGACAT ggggaactgtgtgtttgtaatcCTGCTGATTTTAGGACACATCAAGACAGGGACAGCTCTTACTG gACTCGACAATGAGAGTCTGGACCTTGACTGCACCAACGACGCAGACCAACAGATGTTTTGCGACTTTGAGGCACAAAACTGCTCAGGCTACAATGTGTCGCTGCGGAACAACGACTACAACGA aataaaacattgcGTTCCCACGCAGTGTAGCAGTGGACGGTGTTGTTGCTCTGTCAACACACTCATCATCATCGGAGAGCATCACACTGCAATGATTTGGAAAGGAGGCCAGATGATGGAGTCCAAAATCATCGACAATTATAAGAGCA TGAAGCCCAGAGTCCCAGAAATCATCTTAGTGGAGGAAGCTAATGGAAAGTTTCTCATCaagtggaaaacaaacatggacgGCTGGTTTGCTAAAGAATTAAATGCCATTGTGATGTACCACAAAAAGGGAGACACGGAAGAG GTCAATCAGTTTGTCGACCCGACTATGATTGATGGATTGAATATCTATGAGATAGATGGTCGAAATTTAGAGCCAAGCACGACATATGTGGTCAGTGTGAAAAGCTACACTAAGATGAGTGACAagctcagtgacagcagcaaAGAATTTGAGTTCACTACCC ctgctgcctcctctAATTCTCTGCCCTTGGCTCTCATCATCAGCCTCAGTATCGCTTCAATCCTCATCAGCAGTGTTATATTTGGCTGTTTTGTAAA GTTAAAGACAAAGTGGTGGGACACAGTCGCCAAATGTCCAAATCCAAAACTTCTTGTCATGCATCCTTATGAACAAGCG TTCTTGAGGCCTGAGTTGCTCATCACCTCCTATGTCTCTGTTGAACCCCTTATTCCAGACGACTGCCCATG GTCAAAGGGGTCACTGACAGACTCCAGCAGTGAGAAGTATCAGCAAAGCAGTGGAATCAGCACTGGCTCGTCTTCGCTTAGTTACGCTAATGCGGAACCAACGGACATTGTAACCTGTGTTAATGAAACCCTGAGCAAAGCCTTCCCCAATATTGCGCCAATGTCATTTTTAACCACCAATCTGTCTAAAGAATCCAACATAGACAGTGGGTCATTCTCCAGTGCCAGAGCTGATAACATTCATTCTGATTCATTCCGTTTTGACAACAAAACCTACTCAATTCTCATTCCCAGCTGTTCACATCAGACTAAAATGTTGTGTGACTCTGAGTATCATCCCAGTGAGGCTGACATCACGGTGACTTGTCCTGACCAACAGGCAGCAGCTTTTCAGCTTCCTAATTTGCTCCTGATGGTGCCATCTCTACTGGCAACAGACATGTCATATCAGCAGTGCAAAGCAGATTCAGGGCAATTGTCATATGTAGGAGACTCTAGTCTGTCCTCCAACTCTAGTGGCGCCCACACCATGGCCTCATGTGAAACAGGTGTGGAGGCTGGATGTGAGAGCTTTGATGAGGTCGTCAGTTGTGAGACAAAGCCAATTGGGAAAAGTGGTGATGAATTTCCTCCAGTGGATGATGCCAACCAGGCATTTCAGAAGGAAGTGGGGCAGCCTGGTCCTGAGAGACAGGAATTTTTGGTTAAATATCCAGTGGAGTCTTTCGCCAAGTTCACACCTGGCTCCATTCACAACGTCCAAAGTGGCAAGTGTCAGTCTGAGCTTCAGAGAAATTTGTTCTCGTTGATCTCTGGAGAGAAGCCTGTGCCAGTTATTACAAGCAGTGGATATCAAAGTGTTTAG
- the nip7 gene encoding 60S ribosome subunit biogenesis protein NIP7 homolog: MRPLTDEETKTMFEKLSKYIGENIKLLVDRPDGAYCFRLHNDRVYYMSEKILKLATNISRDKLVSVGTCFGKFTKTNKFRLHITALDFLAPYAKFKVWVKPGTEQSFLYGNHVLKSGLGRITENTEQYQGVVVYSMADVPLGFGVAAKTTQECRRVDPLSIVVFHQADVGEFIRNEDTLT, from the exons ATGAGACCATTAACCGACGAAGAGACAAAAACGATGTTTGAGAAGCTATCGAAATA CATAGGTGAAAACATAAAACTACTGGTGGACAGACCTGACGGAGCCTACTGTTTCAGACTGCACAATGACCGTGTGTACTACATGAg TGAAAAAATTCTTAAGTTGGCCACAAACATCTCCCGGGACAAGCTCGTGTCGGTGGGAACGTGTTTTGGAAAGTTTACAAAGACTAACAAGTTCCGCCTGCATATCACAGCTCTGGATTTTCTTGCACCTTATGCAAAG TTTAAGGTGTGGGTGAAGCCTGGAACAGAACAGTCTTTTCTTTATGGGAACCACGTGCTGAAATCTGGGCTTGGGAGAATCACTGAGAACACTGAACAGTACCAGGGAGTTGTTGTCTACTCCATGGCAGATGTGCCTCTG GGTTTTGGAGTTGCAGCCAAAACTACACAGGAGTGCCGGCGAGTGGACCCCCTGTCCATTGTGGTCTTCCACCAGGCTGATGTAGGAGAGTTCATTAGGAATGAAGACACATTAACATAA